One window of the Saccopteryx bilineata isolate mSacBil1 chromosome 2, mSacBil1_pri_phased_curated, whole genome shotgun sequence genome contains the following:
- the SERPINF1 gene encoding pigment epithelium-derived factor has product MQVLMLLLWTGALLGSGSCQNSAGSPEGSPAPETTGVSVEEEDPFFKVPVNKLAAAVSNFGYDLYRVKSSLSPTANVLLSPLSVATALSALSLGAEQRTESSIHRALYYDLITNPDIHGTYKELLASITAPPKSLKTVSRIIFERKLRIKSSFVAPLEKSYGTRPRILTGNSRVDLQEINNWVQAQMKGKIARSTREMPSEISILLLGVAYFKGQWVTKFDSRKTSLQDFHLDEERTVKVPMMSDPKAVLRYGLDSDLSCKIAQLPLTGRMSVIFFLPLKVTQNLTMIEESLTSEFIHDIDRELKTVQAVLTIPKLKLSYEGEVTKSLQEMKLQSLFDTPDFSKITGKSIKLTQVEHRAGFEWNEDGTSTTPSPELQPARLTFPLDYHLNQPFLFVLRDTDTGALLFIGKILDPRGT; this is encoded by the exons ATGCAGGTCCTCATGCTCCTCCTCTGGACTGGAGCCCTCCTCGGGAGTGGCAGCTGCCAGAACAGTGCTGGCAGCCCAGAG GGCTCCCCAGCCCCCGAAACCACGGGGGTGTcagtggaggaggaggacccCTTCTTCAAGGTCCCCGTGAACAAGCTGGCAGCAGCTGTCTCCAACTTCGGCTATGACCTGTACCGAGTGAAATCCAGCCTGAGCCCCACTGCCAATGTGCTGCTGTCTCCACTCAGTGTGGCCACTGCCCTCTCTGCCCTCTCGCTGG GAGCTGAACAGCGGACAGAATCCAGCATTCACCGAGCTCTCTACTATGATCTGATCACCAACCCAGACATCCATGGCACCTATAAGGAACTTCTTGCCTCCATCACTGCCCCCCCAAAAAGCCTGAAGACTGTGTCCCGGATCATCTTTGAGAGGA AGCTGCGGATAAAATCCAGCTTTGTTGCACCACTGGAAAAGTCATACGGGACCAGGCCTAGAATCCTGACCGGCAATTCTCGCGTGGACCTTCAGGAGATTAACAACTGGGTGCAGGCCCAGATGAAAGGGAAAATCGCTAGGTCCACGAGGGAAATGCCCAGTGAAATCAGCATTCTCCTCCTGGGTGTGGCTTACTTCAAGG GGCAGTGGGTAACAAAGTTTGACTCCAGAAAGACTTCTCTCCAGGATTTCCATTTGGATGAGGAGAGGACTGTGAAAGTCCCTATGATGTCAGACCCTAAGGCTGTCTTACGCTATGGCTTGGATTCTGATCTCAGCTGCAAG ATTGCCCAGCTGCCCTTGACTGGAAGAATGAGTGTAATCTTCTTCCTGCCTCTGAAAGTGACTCAGAACTTGACCATGATAGAAGAGAGCCTCACCTCTGAGTTCATTCATGACATAGACCGAGAACTGAAGACAGTTCAAGCAGTCCTGACCATCCCTAAGCTGAAGCTGAGTTACGAAGGCGAAGTCACTAAGTCCCTGCAGGAGATGA AGCTGCAATCCTTGTTTGATACACCAGACTTTAGCAAGATCACGGGCAAATCTATCAAACTTACTCAAGTAGAACATCGAGCTGGCTTTGAATGGAATGAGGATGGCACCAGCACCACCCCCAGCCCAGAGCTCCAGCCTGCCCGCCTTACCTTCCCCCTGGACTATCACCTTAACCAACCTTTCCTCTTTGTACTGAGGGACACAGACACAGGGGCCCTGCTCTTCATAGGCAAAATTCTGGACCCCAGGGGCACTTAA